In Helicobacter ibis, a genomic segment contains:
- a CDS encoding tRNA 2-thiocytidine biosynthesis TtcA family protein translates to MEISKKILKITGQTNARLGLIKEGDRVLLGLSGGKDSMLLATLLARLKKYAPFNFEFKALTVDYGRGGEYDYIFEYCEKNEIPYELYRTDIYKILEENKREGTVYCSFCSRMRRGALYSKALEGGYNKVALAHHLDDAAESFMMNLTYNGALRSMPPIYKAENGLYVIRPLIFVRERQIIDFIAHNNIYIAPDCNCPIMWQNDDKRPYARENTKQMLKDMEEKNPDFFTSLKVALSNVHLNSLFDERYLDKQD, encoded by the coding sequence ATGGAAATTAGTAAAAAAATATTAAAAATAACCGGACAGACAAATGCTAGACTTGGACTTATAAAAGAGGGTGATAGGGTTTTATTGGGGCTTAGTGGTGGGAAGGATTCTATGCTTTTAGCCACACTTCTAGCAAGGCTTAAAAAATATGCACCTTTTAATTTTGAATTTAAAGCACTAACCGTTGATTATGGGCGTGGTGGTGAGTATGATTATATATTTGAATATTGTGAGAAAAATGAGATTCCTTATGAGCTTTATAGGACTGATATTTATAAGATTTTAGAGGAGAATAAAAGGGAAGGAACGGTTTATTGTAGCTTTTGTTCTCGTATGCGTAGAGGTGCTTTGTATTCTAAGGCATTAGAGGGAGGGTATAATAAAGTTGCTCTTGCACATCATTTAGATGATGCAGCTGAAAGCTTTATGATGAATCTTACTTATAATGGTGCTTTGCGTTCTATGCCTCCTATTTATAAGGCTGAAAATGGTTTGTATGTGATTCGCCCTTTGATTTTTGTCAGAGAGAGGCAGATTATTGACTTTATAGCTCATAATAACATATATATCGCACCTGATTGTAATTGTCCTATCATGTGGCAAAATGACGATAAACGCCCATATGCTAGAGAAAATACAAAGCAAATGTTAAAAGACATGGAAGAGAAGAATCCGGATTTCTTTACATCTTTAAAAGTTGCATTAAGCAATGTGCATTTAAATAGTCTTTTTGATGAGAGGTATTTAGATAAGCAAGATTAG
- a CDS encoding acetate kinase, protein MDILVINCGSSSLKYQLINTETEEVLASGLCDRIGINDGKFHYKPKNGEKIVKNADLKDHEVAVKMVLETLVNKEFGIISSLNEIKAIGHRIVHGGEHFTHSAIINDEVIRHIQECSDLAPLHNPAHLLGINACKHLMPNTPMVAVFDTAFHQTMPPKAYIYGLPYEYYEKYKIRRYGFHGTSHSYVSKRTAEFLGIPLENSKIITCHLGNGSSICAIENGKSVDTSMGLTPLEGLVMGTRSGDIDPAIIDYIAQKENLSTAEITNILNKKSGVLGISGLSSDFRDLLAADEEGNLKARFAREVFAYHVAKYIGSYTAALKGVDAISFCAGVGENAKFIRGKIVSQLEFLGITLDEKANLETIGKEGIISTKDSKVKVCVIPTNEELVIARDTKELVSKMI, encoded by the coding sequence ATGGATATCTTAGTAATTAATTGTGGTAGCTCATCATTAAAATATCAACTAATAAATACAGAAACAGAAGAAGTCTTAGCAAGTGGATTATGCGATAGGATAGGTATAAATGATGGCAAATTTCACTACAAACCAAAAAATGGTGAAAAAATAGTTAAAAATGCAGACTTAAAAGACCATGAAGTAGCGGTAAAAATGGTTTTAGAGACATTAGTAAATAAAGAATTTGGAATTATATCTTCACTCAATGAGATAAAAGCCATAGGTCATAGAATCGTCCATGGTGGAGAGCACTTCACTCATTCTGCAATAATAAATGATGAAGTAATAAGACATATACAAGAATGCTCTGACCTTGCTCCACTGCATAACCCAGCACATCTGCTAGGGATTAATGCTTGTAAGCATTTAATGCCAAATACACCAATGGTTGCAGTCTTTGATACTGCATTTCATCAAACTATGCCTCCTAAGGCTTATATTTATGGACTTCCATACGAATACTACGAAAAATACAAAATAAGAAGATACGGATTTCATGGAACAAGTCATAGTTATGTATCAAAAAGAACAGCAGAATTCTTAGGGATTCCACTTGAGAATTCTAAAATCATAACATGTCATCTAGGCAATGGCTCAAGCATATGTGCAATAGAAAATGGCAAAAGTGTAGATACAAGCATGGGATTAACTCCGCTAGAAGGCTTAGTTATGGGAACTAGAAGCGGTGATATAGACCCTGCAATAATAGACTACATAGCGCAAAAAGAAAACCTAAGCACAGCAGAAATAACAAATATATTAAACAAAAAATCGGGCGTTCTTGGTATTTCTGGACTATCGAGTGATTTTAGAGATTTACTTGCTGCTGATGAAGAGGGCAACTTAAAAGCTAGATTTGCTAGAGAAGTATTTGCATATCATGTGGCAAAATATATAGGTTCATATACAGCCGCTCTAAAAGGAGTTGATGCTATATCTTTCTGTGCTGGTGTTGGTGAGAATGCTAAATTCATAAGAGGAAAGATAGTATCACAACTAGAGTTTTTGGGTATCACACTAGATGAGAAAGCAAACTTGGAAACAATAGGAAAAGAAGGGATAATTTCAACAAAAGATTCAAAAGTCAAAGTATGTGTAATCCCAACAAATGAAGAACTAGTAATTGCAAGAGATACAAAAGAATTAGTATCAAAAATGATATAA
- the pta gene encoding phosphate acetyltransferase: MGFIDEIKNKAKKDKKTIVLPESDDIRMLEAASKVLNEGIANIILVGDERDIKTKANGLNLDNATFIDPKSCDELDSYVELFVKLRGHKGLSESSARAMLLENPLYFGVALVKSKVAHGMVAGAINSTSDVLRASLQILGTNKDSKLVSSFFVMVVPNCSYGENGVFIFSDCGLVQNPNSEELASIAIDSAKSFKALVNKEPIVAMLSHSTKGSAKHADIDKIIQATQIAQQLNPNLAIDGEFQLDAAIVPSIGKSKAPNSNIAGNANVLIFPDLDAGNIGYKLVQRLANAESYGPITQGISAPVNDLSRGCSSEDIIGVIAITALQAQQQGE, translated from the coding sequence ATGGGGTTTATAGATGAAATAAAAAATAAAGCCAAAAAAGATAAGAAGACTATAGTTCTACCAGAATCTGATGATATAAGAATGCTTGAAGCTGCAAGCAAAGTCTTAAATGAAGGTATAGCTAATATCATTCTAGTTGGTGATGAAAGAGATATAAAAACAAAAGCAAATGGTCTAAATTTAGATAATGCAACTTTTATTGATCCGAAATCTTGCGATGAGTTAGATTCTTATGTCGAGCTTTTTGTGAAACTAAGAGGGCACAAGGGCTTAAGTGAGAGTTCTGCAAGAGCTATGTTACTTGAAAATCCACTATATTTTGGAGTAGCACTTGTAAAAAGTAAGGTAGCACACGGCATGGTAGCTGGAGCTATAAACTCTACTTCTGATGTTTTAAGAGCATCACTACAAATACTTGGCACAAATAAAGATTCAAAACTTGTATCATCATTTTTTGTTATGGTTGTGCCAAATTGTAGCTATGGAGAAAATGGAGTTTTTATATTCTCTGATTGCGGTTTGGTTCAAAATCCAAACTCTGAAGAATTAGCAAGCATTGCAATAGATTCTGCAAAAAGCTTTAAAGCACTAGTAAATAAAGAACCAATAGTTGCTATGTTATCTCACTCTACAAAAGGAAGTGCAAAACATGCAGATATAGATAAAATAATACAAGCAACACAAATAGCCCAACAATTAAATCCAAATCTAGCAATCGATGGTGAATTCCAATTAGATGCAGCAATAGTTCCAAGCATAGGAAAATCAAAAGCACCAAATAGCAACATAGCAGGAAATGCTAATGTGCTTATATTCCCCGACTTAGATGCTGGAAACATAGGCTATAAACTAGTTCAAAGATTAGCAAATGCAGAAAGCTATGGACCAATCACACAAGGGATTTCAGCACCTGTAAATGACCTATCTAGAGGTTGCAGTAGCGAAGATATAATAGGTGTAATAGCAATAACAGCACTTCAAGCACAACAACAAGGAGAATAA
- a CDS encoding glucose-6-phosphate isomerase gives MLILDNNYTNFLKNQNLFSTENSELFFQKVLIEKNSHISGYYDLPFAKNEEIFSYMEQNKAFIDTIKNMIIIGIGGSSLGTKAIDTMLSHQPHRRKIKLRFLEHTDPIMIQKELRRIKYEDTLFIVISKSGLTIETTSLFKYVLHKYKLLDNNKKKHLLTISDHESPLFKWSNANNIKAFAINQNIGGRFSVLSTIGLLPLAILGYNIQSILNGAAITNNNFFNDKNNQILKKALFLAKNENNFPINVLFSYSSVFRHFNSWYVQLWGESLGKLDVYKKRRGLTPIALIGSIDQHSFLQLIMQGQKNKTITFLNAEKLSQKQVFIPNISLQGMESTDFVNKTSFNTLLKLQCISTKESIISQNIPVDSITLSNLTESSAGELIFYYELLTSCVGILLQIDTYNQPGVEFGKKILREKFTHS, from the coding sequence ATGCTTATATTGGATAATAACTATACTAATTTTCTAAAAAATCAAAATCTATTTAGCACAGAGAATTCAGAACTATTCTTTCAAAAGGTATTAATAGAAAAAAATAGTCATATAAGTGGATACTATGACTTACCTTTTGCCAAAAATGAAGAAATCTTTTCATATATGGAACAAAATAAAGCGTTTATAGACACAATTAAAAACATGATAATAATAGGCATAGGAGGTAGCTCTCTAGGCACTAAGGCAATAGATACAATGCTATCTCATCAGCCACATAGAAGAAAAATCAAATTAAGATTCCTAGAACACACAGATCCAATAATGATTCAAAAAGAACTAAGAAGAATCAAATATGAAGATACGCTATTTATTGTTATTTCAAAATCTGGACTAACAATTGAAACTACTTCTCTTTTTAAATATGTATTACATAAGTATAAACTACTAGATAACAATAAAAAGAAACATCTACTAACAATAAGCGATCATGAATCTCCACTATTTAAATGGAGTAATGCAAATAATATAAAAGCATTTGCTATAAACCAAAACATAGGCGGTAGATTTTCTGTTCTTAGCACAATAGGACTTTTACCTCTTGCCATACTTGGATATAACATACAATCAATCCTAAATGGTGCTGCCATTACAAACAATAACTTTTTTAACGACAAAAATAATCAGATTCTAAAAAAGGCGCTATTCTTAGCCAAGAATGAAAATAACTTCCCTATAAATGTACTATTTTCATACAGTAGTGTTTTTAGGCATTTTAACTCATGGTATGTTCAGCTATGGGGAGAATCTTTAGGTAAATTAGATGTGTATAAAAAAAGACGCGGTTTAACTCCAATTGCACTAATAGGAAGCATAGATCAACATTCTTTCTTGCAATTAATAATGCAAGGACAAAAAAACAAAACAATAACATTCCTAAATGCAGAAAAACTATCTCAAAAACAAGTATTTATCCCAAATATTAGCCTACAAGGTATGGAAAGCACAGATTTTGTAAATAAAACCTCATTTAACACATTGTTAAAACTACAATGCATATCAACCAAAGAAAGTATAATCTCACAAAATATCCCAGTAGATTCAATTACCCTCTCAAACCTCACAGAAAGCAGTGCTGGAGAATTAATATTCTATTATGAACTACTAACTTCATGTGTCGGTATCTTGCTACAAATTGATACATACAATCAACCGGGAGTTGAGTTTGGTAAAAAAATACTAAGAGAAAAATTTACACATTCATAA